In Citrus sinensis cultivar Valencia sweet orange chromosome 4, DVS_A1.0, whole genome shotgun sequence, one DNA window encodes the following:
- the LOC102626127 gene encoding uncharacterized protein LOC102626127 — MATAATRSTSNTETKMKLKLMIDKPANKVLFAEAEKDFVDLLFNLLYMPFGSVIRLLRNAGMVGCTGNPCQSLENLREALLIPNQNKVELLKPLLKWEKESALLQPQACPQPMERKFYACQNRHHCVTNQIDTPCPHCCGYSLRSELRQVNMVLEGGIVKKSVAFTVSDDLSVIPGSMISGIGLLQGKLKDAIGALEERVVDIGPDEVLELLKASLQTNEALSTVFLPREERVIGMND, encoded by the exons ATGGCAACGGCAGCAACAAGATCAACATCAAACACGGAAACGAAGATGAAATTGAAGTTAATGATTGACAAACCAGCTAACAAGGTCCTGTTTGCCGAAGCCGAAAAAGATTTTGTGGATCTCCTATTCAATCTCCTTTATATGCCATTTGGTAGTGTAATCAGGCTCCTCAGGAATGCTGGCATGGTTGGCTGCACAGGAAACCCTTGCCAGAGTCTTGAAAACCTGCGTGAAGCTCTCTTGATACCCAATCAGAACAAAGTTGAGCTCTTAAAGCCGCTTCtaaaatgggaaaaagaaTCTGCGCTCTTGCAGCCCCAAGCTTGCCCGCAACCTATGGAGAGAAAGTTTTACGCTTGCCAAAACCGTCATCATTGTGTGACAAATCAAATAGACACCCCGTGTCCCCATTGTTGTGGTTATTCTCTGCGTTCTGAGTTGCGGCAGGTGAACATGGTTCTGGAGGGCGGAATAGTAAAGAAATCAGTCGCTTTCACGGTATCAGATGATTTATCAGTGATACCAGGGTCAATGATATCAGGCATTGGCCTGCTACAAGGCAAACTTAAGGATGCTATTGGCGCCCTTGAGGAGAGAGTTGTGGATATTGGCCCTGATGAG GTTTTGGAGCTGTTGAAAGCTTCATTGCAGACAAATGAAGCTCTCTCTACCGTCTTCCTTCCTCGTGAAGAAAGAGTTATTGGGATGAatgattag